The nucleotide sequence TGCCGGCTGGTTGCGCAGGAAATGGCCCCAGTGCTGCAACGGACCATCGTGGTCGAGAACCGCACCGGCGGCGACGGCCTGATCGGCATCAAGGCGGTGAAGGGCGCGAGCGCCGACGGCAGCATGGTGCTGGTGACCACCGGCCCCACCATGTACCTGCTGCCGATGGTGGAGACGACGCCGAGCTTCGACACGGCGAGGGATTTCATGCCGGTGTCGCTGCTGGCCCGGTTCGAATTCGCGCTCGTGATCGGCCCGGCCATCGCCGCCAAGGATTTTGGGGAATTCGTCGCCTGGCTGAAGGCGCATCCCGACAAAGCGACATTTGGCGTGCCGAGCAACGGCACGATCCCGCATTTCATGGGCTCGAAGCTCGAGAAGGACCTCGGCATTCCCCTGAGCCGTGTGCCCTATCGCGGCAGCGCGCCGATTCTCAACGATCTCATCGGCGGCCATATGCCGTTCGGCATCACGACGCTGGCCGATGCCTTGCCGCAGCACCGCGCCAAGGGCGTGACGATCCTCGCTGTGTCGAGTGCGGCGCGGTCGCCGTTCGCGCCTGATGTCCCGACGCTGAAGGAGAGCGGCATCGATCTCGTCGCGGACGCCTGGTACGGCATGTGGCTTCCCGCTGGCAGCCCGCCGGAGTTCGCAAGCAAGCTCAGCGCAGCCGCGGGTGCCGCACTTGCCAAGCCCGAGGTGAAGGAGAGGCTCACTGCGATCGGTCTGATTCCGGTTGGCAGCACGGCGGACGGGTTGGCTCAAGAGCTCGCCGCGAATACCGCGTTCTGGCAACCGATCGTGAAGGCGACGGGATACAAGATCGAGAATTGAGGCGCTGCTCTTTCCCTCTCCCCGTTCTTACGGGGAGAGGGTCGGGGTGAGGGGCTGCTTCCGCAAACACAGTGAGAGTTGGATTCGCGGGGGCTCCCCCTCACCCGGATCGCATCTTTCGATGCGATCCGGCCTCTCCCCGCAAGCGGGGAGAGGCGAGGAAAGACTCACATCTTCGCGCGCTGCTCGATTCCGTCGCGGATCGCGGCGAGCTCTTTCTCGTCCCAGATGCCGATCAGAATGCCGCCCTTCACCTGGAGCTGGTTGTCGGCGTAGGCCGCGATCTTCTCGCGGGGGGTGGTGATGTGATCGTTGGGATGCAGCGCCCAGTCGAACAGCTCCGCCTGGAGCCGCGCGATGATGCCGGCGCATTCGCCATCGTCGCCGCGATCGACGAATTCCTGCGGGTCGGTTTCGAGGTCATACAGCATCGGGCGGAAGCCGGAGGCGTGGATGTATTTCCAGCGGCCGTCGAAGACCATGAACAGGCGGCAACGCTCGATCGGCTGGTTCAATTTCAGCCGCACATCCTGCATGGCATAGTCGTATTCGGAGAATGCCACCTTGCGCCAGTCTGACGGCCTCTCGCCGCGCAGCAGCGGCAGCAGCGAGCGCCCTTCCAGGATATGCGCCGGCACCTTGCCGCCGAAATAATCGACGAAGGTCGGTGCAAGGTCGATGGCCTCGACCAGCGCATCGCTGCGTGTGCCGCGCGTGGCGTCTGCCTCCTTCGACGGATCGATGATGATCAGCGGAATCTTCGCCGACTGTTCATGGAACAGGTCCTTCTCGCCCATCCAGTGATCGCCAAGATAATCGCCATGATCGGAGGTGAACACGATCATGGTCGTGTCCAGCAGGCCGTGCTCCTCCAGAAACTTCATCAGCACGCCCATCTGGTCGTCGATCTGGGTGATCATGCCCATATAGGTCGGGATCACCTTCTCGCGGGCGTCGTCGCGCGCCATGTTGCGGGAGTAGCGCATGTCCATGTAGGCGCCGAACACCGGATGCGGGTTCTGCCGCTCGCGTTCGGAGCGGATCACCGGAATCATGTCCGCCGTCGAATACATGCTGGCATAGGGTTCGGGCGCGATATAGGGCCAGTGCGGCTTGATGTAGGACAGATGCAGGCACCACGGCCGTCCGTCGGTCTCGGCCTCGCTGATGAAATCCATCGCGCGCCGCGTCATATAGGGCGTCTCGGAATGTTCCTCCGGCACGCGCGCGGCCTTGTCGGCGTGCACCAGCAGCCAGCCATTCTGCAAGGCGCCGTCATCACCCGCGCCGGAATTGGCCCAGTGCTCCCAGGGATTCGTCGCCTCAAATCCCTGCCGGCGCAGATATTCGTCGTATTTCGGTCTCGGGCGTCCCGTGGGGTGCAGGCCGTCGTCGCGCTCATAGGGCTCGAAGCCGCATTCGGCGACATGGACGCCGATGATCGACTCCGGGGGGATGCCGAGCATCTTCATGCCTTCGAGGTCGGGCGCCATGTGGGTCTTGCCGACCAGCACGTTGCGCACGCCGATCCTGTTGAGGTGGTCGCCGAGGGTGGGCTCACCGACGCGCAGCGGCCAGCCGTTCCAGTGCGAGCCGTGCGAGCGCATGTAGCGTCCGGTGTAGAACGACATCCGCGACGGGCCGCAGATCGGCGACTGCACATAGGCATTGGTGAAGAGCACGCCGCGCTTGGCCATGGCGTCGATGTTGGGCGTCTTCAGCGAGGGATGGCCGGTGCAGCCGAGATAGTCGTAGCGAAGCTGGTCGCACATGATCCAGAGAACGTTTTTCGCGCGCGCCATGCTTCGCCCCTGCTTTTCTTGATTGTTTGATGCTGCGCTATCGCGCCAGCGAAGACAAGCGGGCCGGACTCAACGCTCGACGTCGACCGACCACGGCTCCGCTTCGGCCGCGCTCTTGGCCTTGCTCGACACCGGGCTCTCGCCGATCACGTCGGCAAGTGCGCGCAGCGCTTCCTTGACACCCTGGCCGGTGGCGCCGGAGAGCAGCAGCGGCGTCTTCTTGGCGGCACGCTTCAAGCGGTCCTTCTGCTTCTTCAATTCGTCCGGCTCGACCGCGTCGATCTTGTTCAGCGCGACGATCTCGATCTTGTCGGTGAGCTGCCCGCCATAGGCCTCCAGCTCGGTTCGCACCGTCTTATAGGCCTTGCCGGCATGTTCGCAGGTCGCATCGACGAGATGCAGCAGAACGCGGCAGCGCTCGACATGGCCGAGGAAGCGGTCGCCGAGGCCGGCCCCTTCATGCGCACCCTCGATCAGACCGGGAATGTCCGCCAGCACGAATTCGCGGCCGTCGGCATTCACGACGCCGAGCTGCGGATGCAGCGTGGTGAAGGG is from Bradyrhizobium sp. ISRA430 and encodes:
- a CDS encoding Bug family tripartite tricarboxylate transporter substrate binding protein; the encoded protein is MDRRKFMAGCLGLPLLAQAGATQAQAGLTKIIFPFAAGAGGDTLCRLVAQEMAPVLQRTIVVENRTGGDGLIGIKAVKGASADGSMVLVTTGPTMYLLPMVETTPSFDTARDFMPVSLLARFEFALVIGPAIAAKDFGEFVAWLKAHPDKATFGVPSNGTIPHFMGSKLEKDLGIPLSRVPYRGSAPILNDLIGGHMPFGITTLADALPQHRAKGVTILAVSSAARSPFAPDVPTLKESGIDLVADAWYGMWLPAGSPPEFASKLSAAAGAALAKPEVKERLTAIGLIPVGSTADGLAQELAANTAFWQPIVKATGYKIEN
- a CDS encoding alkaline phosphatase family protein is translated as MARAKNVLWIMCDQLRYDYLGCTGHPSLKTPNIDAMAKRGVLFTNAYVQSPICGPSRMSFYTGRYMRSHGSHWNGWPLRVGEPTLGDHLNRIGVRNVLVGKTHMAPDLEGMKMLGIPPESIIGVHVAECGFEPYERDDGLHPTGRPRPKYDEYLRRQGFEATNPWEHWANSGAGDDGALQNGWLLVHADKAARVPEEHSETPYMTRRAMDFISEAETDGRPWCLHLSYIKPHWPYIAPEPYASMYSTADMIPVIRSERERQNPHPVFGAYMDMRYSRNMARDDAREKVIPTYMGMITQIDDQMGVLMKFLEEHGLLDTTMIVFTSDHGDYLGDHWMGEKDLFHEQSAKIPLIIIDPSKEADATRGTRSDALVEAIDLAPTFVDYFGGKVPAHILEGRSLLPLLRGERPSDWRKVAFSEYDYAMQDVRLKLNQPIERCRLFMVFDGRWKYIHASGFRPMLYDLETDPQEFVDRGDDGECAGIIARLQAELFDWALHPNDHITTPREKIAAYADNQLQVKGGILIGIWDEKELAAIRDGIEQRAKM